From a single Glycine soja cultivar W05 chromosome 19, ASM419377v2, whole genome shotgun sequence genomic region:
- the LOC114399445 gene encoding transcription factor RAX2-like: protein MGRAPCCDKANVKKGPWSPEEDAKLKDYIEQHGTGGNWIALPQKVGLKRCGKSCRLRWLNYLRPNIKHGQFSEAEDKIICSLFASIGSRWSIIASQLPGRTDNDIKNYWNTKLKKKMMAMNPSLQRKPQQITLLSILQSSAYSSPSSFRDSNNISYYHPHGSFSYSSNLLSGNNTSASANSFFQAQESFIDPTQKCQFKDSSNNSMFLFGGEATATATSCSSSDGSCNNQISHVIEPEFGDASFVGGANNNIHPYSGVLEDNNTQKLMMFSNAGGSGSVSGWTDKQNGLLWEQNPLDYGLDEIKQLISTNNSCNNFLFDDKKTQERVTYF from the exons ATGGGTAGAGCTCCTTGTTGTGACAAGGCAAATGTAAAGAAAGGGCCATGGTCACCAGAAGAAGATGCAAAGCTAAAGGACTACATAGAGCAACATGGCACTGGAGGCAATTGGATTGCGCTTCCACAAAAAGTTG GTTTGAAAAGATGTGGAAAGAGTTGTAGACTAAGGTGGCTTAATTATCTTAGACCCAACATTAAGCATGGTCAATTCTCTGAAGCAGAAGATAAAATAATCTGTAGCCTCTTTGCTAGCATTGGAAGCAG GTGGTCCATAATAGCATCTCAGTTGCCGGGGAGGACTGACAATGATATCAAGAACTATTGGAACACCAAGcttaagaagaaaatgatggccaTGAATCCTTCACTCCAAAGGAAGCCTCAACAAATTACCCTTTTATCCATCCTTCAAAGTTCAGCATATTCATCACCATCGTCATTCAGAGACAGTAACAACATCTCATACTACCACCCTCACGGTTCCTTTTCCTACTCGTCAAATCTTCTGAGTGGTAACAACACTTCTGCTTCTGCTAATTCCTTCTTTCAAGCACAAGAGAGTTTCATTGACCCCACTCAGAAGTGCCAATTCAAAGATAGCAGCAACAATAGCATGTTTTTGTTTGGTGGTGAAGCCACAGCCACAGCCACTAGTTGCAGCTCTTCTGATGGGAGCTGCAACAACCAGATAAGCCATGTCATAGAGCCAGAGTTTGGTGATGCAAGTTTTGTTGGTGGGGCTAATAATAATATTCACCCCTACAGTGGGGTGCTGGAAGATAATAATACTCAGAAGTTGATGATGTTCTCCAATGCTGGTGGTAGTGGTAGTGTTAGTGGGTGGACAGACAAACAAAATGGATTATTATGGGAACAAAATCCATTGGATTATGGTCTAGATGAAATTAAACAGCTAATTAGCACTAATAACAGTTGCAACAACTTTTTGTTTGATGACAAGAAGACACAAGAAAGAGTCACTTACTTCTGA
- the LOC114399236 gene encoding thioredoxin-like 3-3 yields the protein MEGSNEQDKAKKGLEGTAIDLPTNRRVNLKSATSDDDFTNILAHIKSSKTPAVIKYGAPWCPVCIQILPAFCRLSNNFPKLTFVYTDIDECPETTQHIRYTPTFQFYRNGEKVDEMYGAGGEERLHDRLWLHS from the exons ATGGAGGGAAGCAACGAGCAAGATAAGGCAAAGAAAGGGTTAGAAGGCACTGCCATAGATTTACCTACTAACCGCCGTGTCAACCTGAAAAGCGCTACCAGCGACGACGACTTCACCAACATTCTTGCACACATCAAATCCTCCAAAACCCCC GCTGTCATCAAATATGGCGCTCCTTG GTGTCCCGTTTGTATCCAAATTCTCCCAGCATTCTGTAGACTGAGCAATAATTTTCCAAAGCTTACCTTTGTATACACAGACATCGATGAATGCCCAGAAACAACTCAACACATTCGGTACACTCCCACCTTCCAATTTTACCGGAATGGTGAAAAGGTAGATGAGATGTATGGTGCTGGTGGGGAAGAGAGGCTCCATGATCGTCTGTGGTTGCACTCTTAA